CGACTAGTTTAAACGGAGCCTGTAGGAGCAGCGAGGGACGGAGGTCGTGTCCAACGGAGCTAACGTGACTAAGCGGTCTGTTTGTGGACGTTAATGTCGGGTTTGTGACCACTTCAGTGACGTTGGCTGACGGGGTAGCTAGTCGGCTGGTAGGACAGGCCCTGGATTCAGAGGGAGAGTTTACCTGCCAGGCAGACCGGCTGGTTGCTCCGTAAGTAAGGTGTCAGGAGGTGGGCCCGGTGACAGGATTATTCTGCGAGTCATCCCTGTGGTGACATACCAGATGAAGTTGTCTCACAGGTTTGTTAACTGGCCAGCTTCCTGTGTTGGCTAACAGTGTTTCAGATCATACAGACCGTCCAGGCCTGGGCTCAATGCAGCGATGTGTGTTGAAGAGGTCCACTACAGAAATGATACGTatcaacagagaaaagagagataaGCAAGATAAATGGCCTTCTGTAGCACATGCCTATCAGTCATTATAACATTCAGATTCTACAACACGTTCATGTAGTTGTTGAAAGTCACTTACAACCGATATAGTGTTTCATGTTACTGTAGTATCATTAAATACAAATGGACTATCCCATGGCATTCAAGCTGAAATGTAAGACTCTCCACgccatgtttacaatgttgcaTAGTTTGGGGAATTTAACCTCCGGTTAGAGGGCAAATGTCAATCACTTTACTTTGACTGACACACTTTACTCTGACTGATACACCTCCCATTTGAAGCTGTTGCATTCGTTTTCTCCGACAGCAGGCGAGCCAAACAGAGTTCTAGGACCCTAACATCTAACTATGTAAATGCTTGCGAAAACTAACTTGCTGTTACAATAATATTGGTATTGCATAATTTTCTGGTTTAGCAAACGACTGAGTACAATGTCTGTCTAAAGCCCATGTATCACATCTTGATCCTGTCCTGTCCTTGCTCGATATCATAAACGTATAAAAAATGCTATATAAGGTATAAGTCTCTACAGTTTCAGAAGAAACAAGCAAGTGTCATGTGTTCAAGGTGTAATATGTTATTAACTGTTACCAACCTCTTTGTTTTAGGTATCTAATAGACAGCCGGTGGTTCAAACAATGGAAGAAGTATGTTGGATTTGACAGCTGGGACATGTACAATGTCGGAGAACGTAGCCTCTATCCAGGACCAATTGATAACTCCGGGCTTTTCTCAGGTAAAACCTGcattttgtaaacaaacatcTATTGGGCTTTGATTTGCTTGCTCTTGAGAACAGCACAAATCCCACATAGAGATTTAAAGAGCTGTTCAGCCtgtattaatcattttgttattgtctCCTTAAAGACCAGGAGACTCAGGCCCTGAAAGAGCACCTTATCGATGAGCTGGACTATGTCCTTGTACCCACTGAGGCATGGAAAAAGCTTGTCGGCTGGTACAGCTGTCTTGAGGGCCAGAGACCCATCGTCAGGAAGGTAATGctgttgggatttttttttttttacttgaccattcacttgtgttttgggtttctaaatgtcctctttcttctccaggTTGTTGAACATGGCATGTTTGTCAAGCACTGTAAGGTGGAGGTCTATTTGCTGGAGCTGAACTTGTGTGAGAATGACAACATGGACAATGTTGTCACGCGTCATTTCAGTAAAGCTGATACTATAGGTGAGGGTCTACATGAGGTTTCTATGAATTTTACTTTGCATTGAAAATGACAAGTAGATGGCTGCCTTCACACCAGAAATATCATACATTGTCAggcattaaatgtgttttgtgtaaaaaaaataaaataagcaagACTTGCAAATCCTGCTTTTTCAGACACTATAGAGAAGGAGATGAGAACGCTGTTCAATATCCCAACGGAGAAGGAGACACGGCTCTGGAACAAATACATGAGCAACACCTATGAGCAGCTGAACAAGCCAGACAGCACTGTACAGGATGCTGGTCTCTTCCAGGGGCAGGTAGGCAGAGCTGTGTTATTCGAATAACCTTCAAATTACTGATGGACTCTATTCCTCATTTCTTTTAAAGAACACCACGGCCCAGTAGAGTACTAGTACTCACTGTGCGTACATAATTAATTTACAGGCATAATACAGAACAACTTGAACTGTAAGAgtctattttaatatattacattagCCCTGCAAGAAGATCTATATTGTTACGGTTGTAATGTGTAAATCTTGGTAGGTTTGAGAGGTCAGATTACGCTTTAGCTGTACGGTAATTTTTTATGTTGAAGTTCTTGAGGGTGTTGTATTGCAACGGTGATGAGAGgtattacaaatattttgtgtttactAAATATAAATGGGAGCTGGACTGGGTGTAGTAAGAGAATGACATCTTACCACATTACACAGTCCAATTCAACACTACCACAAACTCTGGTATATCAGATGTTACTGTAGAGGTAAGTTAATACTTTTGTGGCCTTCCCATCATCAAAATGATCTTTGAAGAGGAAGTTTTACTATTCAATACAGTTTTATTGAATTCCATTCAATTGTAAGTGTTCATGCTACTGTGCTCATACTCATGTACATTATAGTCACATGTCGCAGTGTGAAAGGTGagaaacaatgttttaatttatcACAGCAGCTATTTTCCtaaaactgtaaactgaaacTAAACGATAGACTTAATCACACATCGAAGTAAGCGCAGTTGATGGACCTACCtacagctggtaaaggtggcaGCACTTGGAACGCGTTAGTATTAAATTCAAGCCTGAGACATGATACCTCTGACATGAAGGTCAGTTTTGCCCGCTTGGCTCACAATCAGCTTGTTTTCCCACAGGTGCTTGTGATTGAGCGGAAGAATGAGGATGGCACATGGCCCAGACAAGCCTCCCATCCCAAGTAAGCAAAtgccttgttgtttttgttatccAGCAAAAGCCtaaaagtttataaaatgtatccTAGCATATAGTTTAAGAGAATTTAATTAAACATCAAATATATATCCCAACATTTGAAAGTATGTaggtcattttttaacaaatgtgcTTCTCCAAAACACGGTCTTGCTCTTGCTCACCAGATCCAGTACTACCCCCTCTAGGAATTTCACTACCTCCCCAAAACTCTCCTCCAACTCAACAGCCAGTATCTCGTCAACGGTAACCAATGGAGACAGCAGTTGTAGCCCTGGCTACACACTTAATAACAGCACATCCTCTGGCAACAGGCAAGTGTCCTTTTTCTGATTTATCCACCCTTCACTTTTTCCTTCATCCAAAGAGTGCCGTCCTTCACCTGTCATGCAAATTCACGGTGTGCTTTATGTGGCACAGAACTTTTCAGTTATGGTCACATGGGTTAGAACCAACTTATTATAACCAGCAGTTAACTTAACTTAATGTTCTTTTGTACCAACAACTGCCTCAGCTCCTGTGGTATTCAGTTGTTACATCTCCAAAGACTCATTGTATGTTATGAGGGAACTTGCACATCAAATAATTCTTATGCTGGTGTATTTTAGAGGAGATTAAAAGGACAGTCCCACATACTACTCTTACTTTTTAGACATTTATTGATTCAGTAAAGTCGGTTCAGCCCCTACAGACCTCCATCAGAGCATGAGGTCTTTGTTGAAAGAACAAAAACGGAGAACCaatcattcattttgtgttgcacatcacataattaaaactatgttattttcctcttcctcctataTAATTAGTTCTTGTTTTATAGTACTTCTGCTTATCAATGTTTTAAGTTTGTCAGTATTTCCATTGCTGTGTGTCACTGCGAAAAGCAATGCAAGTCACTACTTTTAAAGGCGAGCTGGTATCAAATATGTACATGCACTACAGTGCTGTATCAGCATAATGTTAATCATATTGCATGGTGAGGAACATGGAATGAAAAAGTGCACTGTAACTGTACTGTTGCAGCATTGGTCAATTATTATGCTTTGCTTTCTGTAAAAAGCATTATGGCCTTAAAGTGCTTGCATTTGCTCTTTCTGAAGTTCACTGCTTCCTCAAGCTTAGTAGGATTACTGAAGAGTTTATTAACCCTTgactaactgtgtgtgtgtgtgtgttagagacaCAATTTAGTATCAAACTCAAAAGTAAAAGGTTGAAAATGTGTCTGAATTTGCATATGTCATAGAGACTTATTTTAATCAGACACAAAAGAGGTCAGTTATTTAACATGTTGCATGATCATGAGTTTCTGGGTATATGTTAGTTCAAGATTTTCACAACCTTGTCAGTATTCTAAATGAGAACAAGAGTGTGGTGTTGATGGCTCGGCAATGTTACTTCCTTTGTCGACTCATAGACcataaaactcacggttcgGATCGTATCACGGATGGATTCACGGGTTGCAttagaacaaaagaaaaaagggagaaaaataacatttagagATCCCAGATCATGTTTTATTGCCAGTCATTGATGATCCAttttgtcagatacagatccctgtcttgtttgtttgattatagcagctgttATACAAGGCCACAGACTATTTTGTtatcctttttacttttttagagTAATTTatagtgtcatttttttttttcttcaggaaaacactcaattcaaatgattaggcaATAATTGATTGAAACAATTCTTGTCGTTAGTAGTTTTGATGATGCATTATAAGGTCCTTAGAGGTatgttaaacaggtcataattcatctctcatatatatatttctgttgcCGCGAAAATGTCTTTATCAAACAGCTATGTGTATTAAAGGAtctcaccaaaactacatttttacaagcttacatgtgaacacataatgataatgttataatttaccttcacccaacacacattttcactgaacagagcctgaacacaTCTTAATGTAACTTTAATGGGGGTTCTTTACGGATCATAAAACGATCATTATCCGGAAGTACGaacttataagataagataagataatccatttaatagtgcaaacaagaaacatagtaaaaaaaaaaacaagatcaaaacaataattataaataagtaataacatagtaaagaatattaaataagtaaaaaaaaaaagtaaaaaatccacaataactaaaaatatatacagacagaataattgttggattgcacagatttttgatattgcacagatttatattgacagttttttgggatgtgtggtctactgggacaCAACTATAAACATGTTATCCTGTCTGATCTTTCAACAGATTGGGGGGCTACAATTCATACAGCTCGTCCTATAACTACAGAGAGTCGCAGTCACAGCCCGGCCTGTGTGGTCTCAGTAATTTGGGCAACACATGCTTCATGAACTCTGCCCTccaggtaaaaaaagaaaaagcaacactTCAGATCCAACTTCCATTCAGAGATAGTCAGTTGCCATTTTTTCTGGTTTCATGTTCacattattaattcataattcCTCTTCTTCCAGTGCCTGAGCAATGCATCTCCACTCACAGAATACTTCCTCAATGACCAGTATGAGGCCGAGATTAACCGAGAGAATCCCCTGGGAATGAGGGGAGAGATTGCAGAGGCCTATGCAGATCTAGTGAAGCAGATGTGGCTGAGCCGCAGCAGCTATGTGGCCCCTCGTACCTTCAAAGTGAGTTGTGGTAAACAATTTGAAGTGAATCTGAATTGTCAATTCATAATCTTAAAGGTACAAacaaatttgacctttttttcccctccagaCCCAGGTCGGACGTTTTGCCCCCCAGTTTTCAGGCTACCAGCAGCAGGACTCCCAGGAGCTGTTGGCCTTCCTGCTGGATGGTCTCCATGAAGATCTGAACCGTGTCAAGAAGAAGCCTTATCTGGCCCTGAGGGATGCAGAGGGCCGACAAGACGAGGTATGGTGCATACATAGacatgggaaaagaaaaaggaaaccaAAGGCTGATTCTAGTTCCGTAATATCACAGCATTCCCcggctttgttgtgttttgattcATGAAATTGGTTTTAAATTTCAAAGATACAGACAGAATGTTTTATAAGAACAGAAGATGACAATGCTTCAATGAATTACTTTTCAATATCAAGttacactttttctttctgagGCTGTAAAAGGGCATCTACTCAATGTTCTTCccctttttgtttgtgaaattaCAGATCGTTGCTAAGGAAGCCTGGACGAACCACCGCTTGCGCAATGACTCTATTATAGTTGATATTTTCCACGGCCTCTTCAAATCCACTTTGGTGTGCCCAGAGTGCTCCAAGGTGTCGGTAACCTTTGACCCATTCTGCTACCTCACACTGCCTCTTCCCATGAAGAAGGACCGTACTATGGAGGTTTTCCTGGTGCGATCCGACCCTCAGTCCAGACCCACACAGGTGAGGTGGAATTAGAGTTCTAGCTCTTGGCTTGAAAcacctttaaattaaataataactaataCCAACTAACTAATACTATCATTCCAGTTTTTAAAATCAGAGTCGGCTTTATACTTGCTGTTGATGCTTCTGAAAGCTCAAGCATTTAATGAAGCAGTTCattgacttttcatttttttttttttgtcttgcagtATCGAGTGGTGGTCCCCAAACTGGGAGCAGTGACAGATCTGTGCAGCGCCTTGTCCAAACTCTGTGGATTCCCTCCTGAAAATGTaagaacttttttctttttatacctccagctttacattttctttgtcttggGTTGAAATGGAAAGAATGTGTGCTAACTTTgcacttttcttctctgtctAGATGGTGGTGGCTGACGTTTACAATCATAGGTTCCATAAAATCTATAGACGGGATGATGGTCTCAACCAAATCATGGAAAAAGATGACATCTTTGTGTAAGTATTGTATTTCACTGAAAGATGAGATGTCTTAAGTGAGTCACTGTGGCCACTGTTTAATACTATAGTTGTATTAGAAGCGCCTGCAGGGGTTGCTAGCTTTTAATTCCCTGTTGAAACATGGGTGGTTTAAGTATCACAACACAAATTTCCATTATAAAGTTAACGGGaacttgtttttcatatttcatattgtcAGTAGAATGCAGTAGGCAGTTTCAAATATAGGTTacgtgtgtttaatgtgtgtatttgttgttgctCTTTGCAGGTATGAGGTACAGGAAGAGGACAGCGAGTGGATGAACCTGCCTGTTTATTTCAGGGAGCGCCACTCCAAGCATGCCGGAAGTTCCTCAAGCACCATGCTGTTCGGCCAGCCTTTACTCATCACTGTGCCCAGACACAACCTCACAGCAGACGTTCTCTATGACAAGATCCTAGAGAGAATTGGGTAAGGGCCTACTGTTTGGATAGCAAAGAAGGAAACCGCATGACAGTGCAgtgaattcaaataaaaaaagtgagtgTTGAGTGTTATGGGGGGGGCTAACTTGTCTCCTTTGTTCCCTGGGTCAGGCGTTATGTTAAAAAATCTCAGAGCACTATCAGTGAAAGCAGGGCCTcggcctcagcctcagcctcagccccGGCCTCATCCTCAGCCTCGTCCTCGGCCTCgtcctcagcctcagcctcagcttCAGCCTCGGCCTCAGCGACCTCTGCCAGCTGCAGCCAGGCTCCTGAATGTTCCACATCGTCAAGTCTCAATGCCAGCCTGGGTGGCTGTGGCAGCCCCCTGTCAGATGGGGCCTCGTGCAGTGCCAGCTCCAGTAACGGCAGCAACCACTCAGGGACCTGCAATGAAACCAATGGGTTATATGATGGTAAGCAGCTAAGATTATCtgtcaccaaaataaaagtaattcaaaGGATCagccatgcaaaaaaaaatctgcaaaatgttGAGATTTCATTGTTGTGTGTTCAGGTGAGGAGGAAGCCATGGACCACCAGGTGAGTCCAGAGCCAGAGAACGGCCAGTCTGAAGA
This portion of the Anoplopoma fimbria isolate UVic2021 breed Golden Eagle Sablefish chromosome 17, Afim_UVic_2022, whole genome shotgun sequence genome encodes:
- the usp4 gene encoding ubiquitin carboxyl-terminal hydrolase 4 produces the protein MMAEGGGPEPGGAADSDSEPVAAQMPTPSTENQKQTIGSLLKTTLRKGDEWYLIDSRWFKQWKKYVGFDSWDMYNVGERSLYPGPIDNSGLFSDQETQALKEHLIDELDYVLVPTEAWKKLVGWYSCLEGQRPIVRKVVEHGMFVKHCKVEVYLLELNLCENDNMDNVVTRHFSKADTIDTIEKEMRTLFNIPTEKETRLWNKYMSNTYEQLNKPDSTVQDAGLFQGQVLVIERKNEDGTWPRQASHPKSSTTPSRNFTTSPKLSSNSTASISSTVTNGDSSCSPGYTLNNSTSSGNRLGGYNSYSSSYNYRESQSQPGLCGLSNLGNTCFMNSALQCLSNASPLTEYFLNDQYEAEINRENPLGMRGEIAEAYADLVKQMWLSRSSYVAPRTFKTQVGRFAPQFSGYQQQDSQELLAFLLDGLHEDLNRVKKKPYLALRDAEGRQDEIVAKEAWTNHRLRNDSIIVDIFHGLFKSTLVCPECSKVSVTFDPFCYLTLPLPMKKDRTMEVFLVRSDPQSRPTQYRVVVPKLGAVTDLCSALSKLCGFPPENMVVADVYNHRFHKIYRRDDGLNQIMEKDDIFVYEVQEEDSEWMNLPVYFRERHSKHAGSSSSTMLFGQPLLITVPRHNLTADVLYDKILERIGRYVKKSQSTISESRASASASASAPASSSASSSASSSASASASASASATSASCSQAPECSTSSSLNASLGGCGSPLSDGASCSASSSNGSNHSGTCNETNGLYDGEEEAMDHQVSPEPENGQSEEDEEETSDLDNVSKGDSAKQRSSPNKLFTFSIVNSYGTANISPLPCDGNVLKLNPHSTVAIDWDTASKKLCYDEQEAEAYEKHESMLQAQKKKATVALRECIELFTTMETLGEHDPWYCPTCKKHQQATKKFDLWSLPRILVVHLKRFSYNRCWRDKLDTVVDFPIKDLNMSEFVCDPKAGPYVYDLIAVSNHYGGMGGGHYTAYGKNKVDGKWYYFDDSSVSSASEDQIVTKAAYVLFYQRRDEEAPSKPQPSASLGGAPEAADDHMDTN